The Plasmodium vinckei vinckei genome assembly, chromosome: PVVCY_14 genome window below encodes:
- a CDS encoding polyadenylate-binding protein, putative: protein MIANSTNIMPPSFSTASLYVGDLSEDVTEAVLYEIFNTVGHVLSIRVCRDSVTRKSLGYAYVNYHNLADAERALDTLNYTNIKGQPARLMWSHRDPSLRKSGTGNIFVKNLDKTIDNKALFDTFSMFGNILSCKVATDEFGKSKNYGFVHYEDEESAKEAIEKVNGMQLGSKNVYVGHFIKKSERATNDTKFTNLYVKNFPDTVTEEHLKQLFSPYGEITSMIVKSDNKNRKFCFINYSDADSARNAMENLNGKKITEDGKIDHNYDPTKEEAEKAANENSNNTTSDENATTSEATAEKKTDSESATNKDAATKEDQTSANGTTTTVTSTTDADAKTDKATNDSTAEKKDSKKSGESTETPNILYVGPHQSRARRHALLKAKFDTLNTESRNKHPGVNLYIKNLDDSMNDQTLKELFEPYGTITSAKVMKDDKDQSKGFGFVCFGTHEEANKAVTEMHLKIINGKPLYVGLAEKREQRLTRLQQRFRMHPIRHHINNSLNSPMQYPNSQTPQLQFNQNALSYGRPVITTFNQNNLISWRHQQAAAQQQAVHQQAAAQQQLGFNAGLRGQINQMRLYTQNNMMNHNMGQNKANQQLHHNQQYPMGPNPQHQQGNLNAPGQANPQQLQGAAPVPANQLLNNNMRNMNGRGNRNLPGMNMQSPKQMPLNMVGGKQNNPQQNQAQGPPQGQPQGQTPPSQQKAGQPMQQQPIPQNNNFKFTSQARNRMELPNKNANKVNNMNNMTPGYNNNTTLTAAALASAPPSMQKQVLGENLFPLVANYHPTLAGKITGMMLEMDNSELLILLENEDQLKKKIDEALAVLQNAK from the coding sequence ATGATAGCCAACAGTACGAATATAATGCCCCCAAGTTTTTCCACAGCATCGCTTTATGTTGGTGATTTGAGCGAAGATGTAACTGAAGCAgttttatatgaaatatttaacaCCGTTGGGCATGTGTTATCTATAAGAGTTTGTAGAGATAGTGTAACAAGAAAGTCTTTAggatatgcatatgtaaACTATCATAATTTAGCAGATGCAGAAAGAGCATTAGATActttaaattatacaaatataaaaggaCAACCAGCTAGATTAATGTGGAGTCATAGAGATCCATCATTACGTAAAAGTGGGActggaaatatatttgtaaaaaatttagataAAACTATAGATAATAAAGCTTTATTTGACACATTTAGTATGTTTggtaatatattatcatgtAAAGTTGCAACAGATGAATTTggaaaaagtaaaaattatgGTTTTGTACATTATGAAGATGAAGAAAGTGCAAAAGAAGCTATTGAAAAAGTTAATGGAATGCAATTAGGatcaaaaaatgtatatgtaggtcattttattaaaaaatcagAAAGAGCTACTAATGAtacaaaatttacaaacttatatgtaaaaaattttccTGACACTGTAACTGAAGAACATCtaaaacaattatttaGTCCCTATGGTGAAATAACATCTATGATAGTAAAATCAGACAATAAAAATCGAAAGTTTTgctttattaattattctGATGCAGATAGTGCAAGAAATGCTatggaaaatttaaatggaaaaaaaattacagaGGATGGAAAAATAGATCATAATTATGATCCTACAAAAGAGGAGGCTGAAAAAGCAGCAAATGAAAACTCTAATAATACTACATCTGATGAAAATGCTACAACATCTGAAGCAACagcagaaaaaaaaacagacTCTGAATCAGCTACTAATAAAGATGCAGCAACAAAAGAAGATCAAACAAGTGCAAATGGAACAACTACCACTGTCACATCTACAACAGATGCAGATGCAAAAACTGATAAAGCAACTAATGATAGTACtgctgaaaaaaaagatagcAAAAAATCTGGAGAAAGCACTGAAACACcaaacatattatatgtagGTCCTCATCAATCTAGAGCAAGAAGACATGCACTCCTAAAAGCAAAATTTGATACATTAAATACTGAAAGTCGAAATAAACATCCAGGtgttaatttatatataaaaaatttagatGATTCTATGAATGATCAAACACTTAAAGAATTATTTGAACCATATGGAACTATTACATCTGCAAAAGTTATGAAAGATGATAAAGATCAAAGCAAAGGATTTGGATTTGTATGTTTTGGAACCCATGAAGAAGCAAATAAAGCAGTAACAGAAatgcatttaaaaataataaatggaaaACCATTATATGTAGGATTAGCTGAAAAAAGAGAACAAAGATTAACAAGATTACAACAAAGATTTCGTATGCATCCAATAAGACatcatattaataattcattGAATTCTCCAATGCAATATCCAAATAGTCAAACACCACAATTACAATTTAATCAAAATGCATTGAGTTATGGTCGACCTGTAATTACAACTtttaatcaaaataatttaatatcatGGAGACACCAACAAGCAGCAGCCCAACAACAAGCAGTACATCAACAAGCTGCTGCACAACAACAATTGGGTTTTAATGCAGGTTTAAGAGgacaaataaatcaaatgcGATTGTatacacaaaataatatgatgaATCATAATATGGGTCAAAATAAAGCTAATCAGCAATTACATCATAATCAACAATACCCTATGGGACCAAATCCTCAACATCAACAAGGAAATTTGAATGCACCAGGACAAGCCAATCCTCAACAATTACAAGGAGCAGCACCAGTTCCAGCTAAccaattattaaataataacatgAGAAACATGAATGGTAGAGGAAATAGAAATTTACCAGGTATGAATATGCAATCACCAAAACAAATGCCTTTAAATATGGTAGGAGGAAAACAAAACAACCCTCAACAAAATCAAGCACAAGGACCACCTCAAGGACAACCACAAGGTCAAACACCACCATCACAACAAAAAGCTGGTCAACCAATGCAACAACAACCAATCCCACAAAATAACAACTTTAAATTTACATCTCAAGCTAGAAATCGTATGGAACtaccaaataaaaatgcaaataaagtaaataatatgaataatatgaCTCCaggatataataataatactacATTAACTGCTGCAGCATTAGCATCTGCTCCACCTTCAATGCAAAAACAAGTACTTGGTGAAAATTTATTCCCATTAGTTGCTAACTATCATCCTACATTAGCTGGAAAAATTACTGGTATGATGCTTGAAATGGATAATTcagaattattaattttattagaaaatgaagatcaacttaaaaagaaaattgaTGAGGCCCTTGCAGTTTTGCAAAATGCCAAATAA